One Indicator indicator isolate 239-I01 chromosome 21, UM_Iind_1.1, whole genome shotgun sequence DNA segment encodes these proteins:
- the CNTF gene encoding ciliary neurotrophic factor, whose product MAAADSPSAGLRRRDLCSRGIRLAGKMRLDVMDLLDTYVEWQGLDASASVAAVEGVPVAAVERWDEQTGTQRLLENLAAYRAFQVLLAQMLEEQQEQLGEADTALGRALAAVLLQVSAFTYHLEELLQLESRGTPSEEVAVPAPPSQLGLFERKLRGLGVLRELAQWAVRSARDLRQLAKPSLGSSSAPSPDESP is encoded by the exons ATGGCGGCAGCAGACAGCCCCTCTGCTGGCCTCCGGCGGCGCGACCTCTGCAGCCGAGGCATTCGCCTGGCCGGGAAGATGCGCTTGGATGTCATGGACCTCCTGGACACTTAT GTGGAATGGCAGGGCCTGGATGCCTCAGCCAGCGTGGCTGCAGTGGAGGGCGTGCCGGTGGCAGCGGTGGAGCGCTGGGATGAGCAGACTGGGACCCAGCGGCTGCTGGAGAACCTGGCAGCATACAGAGCCTTCCAGGTACTGCTGGCACagatgctggaggagcagcaggagcagctgggtgaGGCTGACACTGCCCTGGGCCGGGCACTGGCGGCTGTcctgctccaggtctcagcCTTCACTTACCACcttgaggagctgctgcagctggagagccGTGGGACCCCCAGTGAGGAggtggctgtgccagcaccCCCCTCCCAGCTGGGCCTGTTTGAGAGGAAGCTGcggggcctgggggtgctgcgGGAGCTGGCCCAGTGGGCAGTCAGGTCTGCGCGGGACCTGCGGCAGCTTGCCaagcccagcctgggcagcagctcgGCGCCCAGCCCAGATGAGAGCCCTTGA